In Trueperaceae bacterium, the genomic window ACGTGGGAGGTCCGGGACGGGGTGAACGTCCAGGAACTCGCCAGGTTCCGCAAGTACGCTTCCTGGGTCGAGGCCATCGGCGACTACGCCGACATCGCCGCCAGGGTCTACCCCTGGGCGGTGCAGCACTCCGACAACCCCCTCGGATGGTTGACGGGTCTCTTCCTCATCGGCCCCGCCAAGTGGGCGACCGACCCGACCGCGTACCAGAAGTGCGTGGCGCTCATCGACAAGTTCGACCTGTGGACGCCATCTCAGCGCGAACGGCTCGGCGAGCACGCGGTCCTCGTGGACAACAGCCCCAGCCTCGCGAAGGCCTGGGGGCAGGTGGCGGCGGTTCTGTCTGGCCGGCCGGCGGTGTTCGGGCCGCATCTGGCCACCAGGACGCTCAGGCCTGACCTCGAGTCCTGGAAACTCGACGTTCGCGCCCTGTGACCCGCAAGCACGCCGCCT contains:
- a CDS encoding glucosaminidase domain-containing protein, producing MTQTQFIAQVRALAAEVPGVNPEATAAHAANESAFGQSGLALKANNLWGVKATGQHTPYWSGDFVEMPTWEVRDGVNVQELARFRKYASWVEAIGDYADIAARVYPWAVQHSDNPLGWLTGLFLIGPAKWATDPTAYQKCVALIDKFDLWTPSQRERLGEHAVLVDNSPSLAKAWGQVAAVLSGRPAVFGPHLATRTLRPDLESWKLDVRAL